A single genomic interval of Nonomuraea rubra harbors:
- a CDS encoding DUF4190 domain-containing protein → MTTPEDPNEPREGQRPREDRPREGQPESAPPQHEPEWWSEGTLPEDERPPALRPYEPYAGGPTGGDQPPGGAPEREPGGVPGHGPGEEEPISPVPPVVPRPDVPPTHEPRPAGEPSHPDLPTSPETPEPTGGDAEATQVYPIPGATPSYPGWGGAPQEEPPARQGPSRYEQGDQPYFAPPGAGTPSGEGPAAWESTPPGGIPVAGAQAQGGQEGTPPGRPPDREHTVPPGQEPDPTVPGTTPSSPYGGPPGYPPPPPPGAPYGSPPGQYGQYGQPGQPGQYGPYGQYEQPKPGSGLATASLVLGVASPFLVFVCFTGLITAILSIVFGWVALVKRAGKGRAIAGIVISVLSLILFAIVAIWFWNVVQECAHLPGQLADRCFEDKFPWMSGTR, encoded by the coding sequence GTGACCACACCTGAGGACCCGAACGAGCCCCGCGAGGGGCAGCGCCCGCGCGAGGACCGGCCGCGGGAGGGCCAACCCGAGAGCGCACCTCCTCAGCACGAGCCCGAGTGGTGGAGCGAGGGCACGCTGCCGGAGGACGAGCGGCCGCCCGCGCTCCGGCCGTACGAGCCGTACGCGGGCGGGCCCACGGGCGGCGACCAGCCTCCGGGGGGCGCGCCTGAGCGGGAGCCTGGGGGTGTGCCCGGGCACGGGCCGGGGGAGGAGGAGCCGATCTCGCCCGTTCCGCCCGTGGTGCCCCGTCCCGACGTGCCGCCGACGCACGAGCCCAGGCCGGCCGGGGAGCCGTCCCATCCCGACCTGCCCACCTCGCCGGAGACGCCGGAGCCCACGGGCGGCGACGCGGAGGCCACCCAGGTGTACCCGATCCCCGGCGCCACCCCGTCCTATCCGGGCTGGGGCGGAGCGCCGCAGGAGGAGCCGCCCGCCAGGCAGGGGCCCTCGCGCTACGAGCAGGGCGACCAGCCGTACTTCGCGCCGCCAGGGGCGGGAACCCCGTCAGGGGAAGGCCCGGCGGCGTGGGAGAGCACGCCGCCCGGAGGGATACCGGTAGCCGGCGCGCAGGCCCAGGGCGGTCAGGAGGGCACGCCGCCCGGCCGGCCGCCCGACCGGGAGCACACCGTTCCGCCGGGACAGGAGCCGGACCCGACGGTGCCGGGCACGACGCCCTCCAGCCCGTACGGCGGCCCGCCCGGCTACCCGCCACCCCCGCCCCCAGGAGCCCCCTACGGCTCCCCACCCGGCCAGTACGGCCAGTACGGGCAACCCGGCCAACCCGGCCAGTACGGCCCCTACGGCCAGTACGAGCAGCCGAAGCCCGGCAGCGGCCTGGCCACGGCCTCGCTCGTCCTCGGCGTGGCCAGCCCCTTCCTGGTGTTCGTCTGCTTCACCGGCCTGATCACCGCGATCCTGTCGATCGTCTTCGGCTGGGTGGCACTGGTGAAGCGCGCGGGCAAGGGCCGGGCCATCGCCGGCATCGTGATCAGCGTCCTGTCGCTGATCCTGTTCGCGATCGTGGCCATCTGGTTCTGGAACGTGGTCCAGGAGTGCGCCCACCTGCCGGGCCAGCTCGCCGACCGGTGCTTCGAGGACAAGTTTCCCTGGATGAGCGGCACCCGCTAA
- a CDS encoding TetR/AcrR family transcriptional regulator codes for MGKLTAQAIAERALEIGDTEGLDAVTIRRLATDLGVTPMALYWHYKNKEQLLVGMADHLIGGFAPSPADERPWQAQLRELTEGLIRTLRTHPCAKNVLEQIDPVEVPHFLAVWDRALGLARSAGFSVDESCLITKYLLQSAIAIADAPVHGRADPAWGERIRTKQVGLQTLPLERYPHLVEMASPLAGDMDPALYDTFGVDLVLAGIEALAAGR; via the coding sequence ATGGGAAAACTGACCGCGCAGGCGATCGCGGAGCGAGCCCTGGAGATCGGCGACACCGAGGGCCTCGACGCCGTGACCATCCGCCGCCTGGCCACGGATCTCGGCGTGACCCCGATGGCGCTCTACTGGCACTACAAGAACAAGGAACAGTTGCTCGTCGGCATGGCCGACCACCTGATCGGCGGCTTCGCGCCCTCGCCCGCCGACGAGCGCCCCTGGCAGGCCCAGCTCCGCGAGCTGACCGAGGGCCTGATCAGGACGCTGCGCACGCACCCCTGCGCCAAGAACGTGCTGGAGCAGATCGATCCCGTCGAGGTCCCCCACTTCCTGGCCGTCTGGGACCGGGCGCTCGGGCTGGCCCGCTCGGCGGGCTTCAGCGTGGACGAGAGCTGCCTGATCACCAAGTACCTGCTGCAGAGCGCCATCGCCATCGCCGACGCGCCGGTCCACGGGCGGGCCGATCCCGCATGGGGCGAGCGGATCAGGACCAAGCAGGTCGGCCTGCAGACGCTGCCCCTGGAGAGGTATCCGCACCTCGTGGAGATGGCCTCGCCGCTCGCGGGGGACATGGACCCGGCCCTGTACGACACGTTCGGGGTCGATCTCGTGCTGGCCGGCATAGAGGCGCTCGCGGCCGGACGTTAG
- a CDS encoding MFS transporter, which produces MRWWALAAVTLGTFMTYLDNNVGNVALPTIQRDLGLTISGLEWIVSSYILVFAGLMLAGGRLADVLGARRVFLAGLAVFTLASLAAGLATSGGMLIAARAVQGVGAALLTPTTLSLISQIFPDPAERGRAVGIWSASGALSMALGPTLGGLISENLHWGWIYLINVPIGVVTAGLALWAVRPAVTRVRHSLDLPGLALSALALFALTFALIEGEALGWGSAPILAAFGVFAAAVAGFVAVEARAAEPMIAISLFRSRVFTGGVLTSGIWTFGVFGIYFFSALWLQNVLGFTPTQAGASFVPMALVMGVVAILSQQVSARLGIGRTVALGMALMGTAIYLISRVGAGAGFADVAPWFILYGLGGGLLVPLTSAVVSGMPRERSGVASGVLNVSREVFGLLGITVLGALLTARQNASGLAPLPAFLDGYRFTLVVAAVVVLAAIPLALYSLRPQQAPPGEPQAAATPETVGSSN; this is translated from the coding sequence ATGCGATGGTGGGCACTGGCTGCCGTGACCCTGGGCACGTTCATGACGTATCTGGACAACAACGTGGGCAATGTCGCGTTGCCGACGATCCAGCGGGACCTGGGGCTGACGATCTCCGGGCTGGAGTGGATCGTGAGCTCGTACATCCTGGTCTTCGCCGGGCTCATGCTGGCCGGCGGGCGGCTCGCGGACGTGCTGGGCGCCCGCAGGGTCTTCCTCGCCGGGCTGGCCGTCTTCACGCTGGCCTCGCTCGCGGCCGGGCTGGCCACCTCCGGCGGGATGCTGATCGCGGCGCGGGCCGTGCAGGGCGTCGGCGCCGCGCTGCTGACGCCGACCACGCTGTCGCTGATCAGCCAGATCTTTCCCGACCCCGCCGAGCGCGGCAGGGCAGTGGGCATCTGGAGCGCCTCGGGGGCGCTCTCCATGGCCCTCGGGCCCACCCTGGGCGGCCTCATCAGCGAGAACCTGCACTGGGGCTGGATCTACCTGATCAACGTGCCGATCGGGGTGGTCACGGCCGGCCTCGCGCTCTGGGCCGTGCGGCCGGCCGTCACGCGGGTGCGCCACAGCCTCGACCTGCCCGGTCTGGCCCTGTCGGCGCTGGCCCTGTTCGCGCTGACGTTCGCGCTCATCGAGGGCGAGGCACTCGGCTGGGGCTCGGCGCCGATCCTGGCCGCGTTCGGCGTGTTCGCGGCGGCGGTCGCGGGCTTCGTCGCGGTCGAGGCGCGGGCGGCCGAGCCGATGATCGCGATCTCGCTGTTCAGGTCGCGCGTCTTCACCGGCGGCGTGCTGACCAGCGGCATCTGGACGTTCGGCGTGTTCGGGATCTACTTCTTCAGCGCCCTGTGGCTGCAGAACGTGCTCGGCTTCACCCCCACCCAAGCAGGCGCGTCCTTCGTGCCGATGGCGCTGGTCATGGGCGTGGTGGCGATCCTGTCGCAGCAGGTCAGCGCGCGGCTCGGCATCGGGCGCACGGTCGCGCTCGGGATGGCGCTCATGGGCACCGCGATCTACCTCATCTCCCGCGTCGGCGCCGGCGCCGGCTTCGCGGACGTGGCGCCCTGGTTCATCCTGTACGGCCTCGGCGGCGGCCTGCTCGTCCCCCTGACCTCCGCCGTCGTCAGCGGCATGCCCAGGGAGCGCTCAGGCGTCGCCTCTGGCGTGCTCAACGTCTCCCGCGAGGTGTTCGGGCTGCTCGGCATCACCGTGCTGGGAGCGCTGCTGACCGCCAGGCAGAACGCGAGCGGCCTGGCACCGCTGCCCGCGTTCCTCGACGGCTACCGGTTCACGCTGGTCGTCGCCGCGGTCGTGGTGCTGGCGGCCATCCCGCTCGCGCTCTACTCGCTGCGCCCCCAGCAGGCGCCGCCCGGGGAGCCTCAGGCCGCCGCGACCCCGGAGACCGTCGGGTCCTCGAACTGA
- a CDS encoding PhoX family protein → MANPNAGPRLLPLLSTPHKGGRSALTCQFRCGNACAHDVANTADNAYFGDVVKEALSRRGVLRAGALGAIVVGTGVAGAVPALADEPEAAAKHGWNGGGGSDIRFTAVQPNTDDQLTVPEGYKSSVVVRWGDPVLPDAPEFDFDNQTADAQSKQFGYNCDFVTVFPMGRDRALMWVNHEYSDESLMFRGYTGGAAATEEQIKIGLAAHGGSVVEIERAGNTGEWKLVTRGRRRYNRRITAQTEMRFSGPAAGSDLLKTAADTKGSTPIGMLNNCAGGTTPWGTVLTAEENFNQYFVNGDKVPEAQKPYIARYAITTGTPSSSRRFDRVEERFDLAKHPNEVNRFGWIVEIDPFDPDSTPIKRTALGRFAHEAATTTLARDGRLVVYMGDDSRFEYIYKFVSKDRYIPGFDRHNRELLDEGTLYVAKFTGDSPKTEIDGSGKLPADGQFDGSGEWIPLVSGDRSFVDGMTAEEVLVYTRSAADKVGATKMDRPEDVERNPVTGGVYVALTNNTNRTAAQVDEANPRPSNKHGHVLEIVERRNDASEKTFAWSLPLVCGDPNDASTYFAGFDKSKVSPISCPDNVTFDKDGNLWISTDGNALEKNDGLFVMPVRGKERGYVRQFLTVPVGAETCGPLVSSDQRSVFVAVQHPGETDDASPETPSSHWPDGGSSQPRPSVAVVWHARNKKIGS, encoded by the coding sequence GTGGCGAACCCCAACGCGGGGCCGCGGCTACTGCCGCTGCTTTCCACCCCGCACAAAGGTGGCCGTTCCGCGTTGACCTGTCAGTTCCGCTGCGGAAACGCGTGCGCGCATGACGTGGCCAACACCGCCGACAACGCCTACTTCGGCGACGTGGTGAAGGAGGCGCTGTCCCGCCGTGGCGTGCTGCGCGCGGGCGCGCTCGGCGCGATCGTGGTGGGCACGGGCGTGGCGGGTGCGGTGCCGGCCCTGGCCGACGAGCCCGAGGCGGCCGCCAAGCACGGCTGGAACGGCGGCGGCGGCAGCGACATCCGCTTCACCGCCGTTCAGCCGAACACGGACGACCAGCTGACCGTCCCGGAAGGCTACAAGTCCTCCGTGGTCGTCCGCTGGGGCGACCCGGTGCTGCCCGACGCGCCGGAGTTCGACTTCGACAACCAGACCGCCGACGCCCAGAGCAAGCAGTTCGGCTACAACTGCGACTTCGTGACCGTCTTCCCGATGGGCCGGGACCGCGCCCTGATGTGGGTCAACCACGAGTACTCCGACGAGAGCCTGATGTTCCGCGGTTACACCGGCGGCGCGGCGGCGACCGAGGAGCAGATCAAGATCGGCCTGGCCGCTCACGGCGGCTCGGTCGTGGAGATCGAGCGGGCCGGCAACACCGGCGAGTGGAAGCTGGTCACCAGGGGCCGCCGCCGCTACAACCGCCGCATCACCGCCCAGACCGAGATGCGGTTCAGCGGCCCCGCCGCGGGCAGCGACCTGCTCAAGACGGCCGCCGACACCAAGGGCAGCACGCCCATCGGCATGCTGAACAACTGCGCGGGCGGCACCACCCCGTGGGGCACGGTGCTGACCGCCGAGGAGAACTTCAACCAGTACTTCGTCAACGGCGACAAGGTGCCCGAGGCGCAGAAGCCGTACATCGCCCGCTACGCGATCACGACCGGCACCCCCTCCTCCAGCCGCCGGTTCGACCGTGTCGAGGAGCGCTTCGACCTGGCCAAGCACCCGAACGAGGTCAACAGGTTCGGGTGGATCGTGGAGATCGACCCGTTCGACCCCGACTCCACGCCGATCAAGCGCACGGCGCTCGGCCGCTTCGCCCACGAGGCCGCCACCACGACGCTGGCCCGCGACGGCCGCCTGGTCGTCTACATGGGTGACGACTCGCGCTTCGAGTACATCTACAAGTTCGTCTCCAAGGACCGCTACATCCCCGGCTTCGACCGCCACAACCGGGAGCTGCTGGACGAGGGCACCCTGTACGTGGCCAAGTTCACCGGCGACAGCCCGAAGACCGAGATCGACGGCTCCGGCAAGCTGCCCGCCGACGGCCAGTTCGACGGCTCCGGCGAGTGGATCCCGCTGGTCTCGGGCGACAGGTCGTTCGTGGACGGCATGACCGCCGAGGAGGTGCTGGTCTACACCCGTTCGGCCGCCGACAAGGTGGGCGCGACGAAGATGGACCGCCCCGAGGACGTCGAGCGCAACCCGGTCACCGGCGGCGTCTACGTGGCCCTGACCAACAACACCAACCGCACCGCGGCCCAGGTGGACGAGGCCAACCCGCGCCCGTCGAACAAGCACGGCCACGTCCTGGAGATCGTGGAGCGGCGCAACGACGCGAGCGAGAAGACGTTCGCCTGGTCGCTGCCGCTGGTCTGCGGTGACCCGAACGACGCCAGCACCTACTTCGCCGGCTTCGACAAGTCCAAGGTCTCGCCGATCTCCTGCCCGGACAACGTGACGTTCGACAAGGACGGCAACCTCTGGATCTCCACGGACGGCAACGCCCTGGAGAAGAACGACGGCCTGTTCGTCATGCCGGTCAGGGGCAAGGAGCGCGGCTACGTGCGCCAGTTCCTCACCGTGCCGGTCGGCGCCGAGACCTGCGGCCCGCTCGTCTCCAGCGACCAGCGCAGCGTCTTCGTGGCGGTGCAGCACCCGGGCGAGACGGACGACGCCAGCCCGGAGACCCCGAGCAGCCACTGGCCCGACGGCGGCAGCAGCCAGCCCCGCCCGTCCGTGGCCGTGGTCTGGCACGCCAGGAACAAGAAGATCGGGTCTTGA
- a CDS encoding sterol carrier family protein: MDQEKLRAALDGQLVALDEPPYDGPASALPDALVAAVLAAYDRGLQPERDAGRMAVRHLLDRLASAAPGRTVEVRVPPYAAVQAIAGPRHTRGTPPNVVEMDGRTWIELALGRLTWDEAMAKGAVSASGSRADLSEYLPL; the protein is encoded by the coding sequence ATGGATCAGGAAAAGCTGAGAGCGGCCCTCGACGGCCAGCTCGTCGCGCTCGACGAGCCCCCGTACGACGGGCCCGCGTCCGCGCTGCCCGACGCGCTCGTGGCCGCCGTGCTGGCCGCCTACGACCGCGGGCTCCAGCCCGAGCGCGACGCCGGGCGGATGGCGGTGCGTCACCTGCTCGACCGGCTGGCGAGCGCGGCGCCCGGGCGGACGGTCGAGGTGCGCGTGCCGCCGTACGCGGCCGTCCAGGCCATCGCCGGGCCCCGGCACACGCGGGGCACGCCGCCGAACGTGGTGGAGATGGACGGGCGGACCTGGATCGAGCTCGCGCTCGGGCGGTTGACCTGGGACGAAGCCATGGCCAAAGGCGCGGTGTCGGCCAGCGGCTCCCGAGCCGACCTTTCCGAATATCTGCCGCTTTAG
- a CDS encoding ABC transporter ATP-binding protein, which translates to MSMEVTAWHQLYSMNNRPERRSVSRATLRRIGAFARPHRRRLALFLLLSVVMAGLAVGAPLLAGRVVDAVFAGEPLGVVVTVALAIAGLAIAEAGLGLVNRWLSAGLGEDLILDLRTAVFDHVQRMPIAFFMRTRTGALVSRLNNDVIGAQRAFTDTLSGVVGNVVTLMLTLVAMIGISWQITLLALLLLPVFVLPARRMGTRIARLRREAADHNAAMGTQMTERFSAPGATLVKLFGRPAHESAEFAGRARRVRDIGVRSAMTQSAFVTALTLVSALALALVYGLGGFYALAGQLAPGALVSMAMLLTRLYAPLTALASARVDVMSAVVSFERVFEVLDLEPLIQDKPDARKVPEGPVSVEFDDVRFAYPSADKVSLASLEEVATLDTRGGVEVLHGVSFRAEPGQMVALVGSSGAGKSTIAQLLPRLYDVDSGAVRLGGVDVRDLTADSIRDTLGMVTQDGHLFHETIRANLLLARPEAGEEEIWDALTRARLATLIRSLPDGLDTVVGERGYRLSGGERQRLTIARLLLARPRVVILDEATAALDSTSEAAVQAALGEALEGRTAVVIAHRLSTVRAADLILVIEDGQVVERGTHGELLAAGGRYEELYRTQFEDPTVSGVAAA; encoded by the coding sequence ATGAGCATGGAAGTGACCGCCTGGCATCAGCTGTACTCGATGAACAACCGGCCTGAGCGTCGCTCTGTATCCAGGGCGACGCTCAGGCGTATCGGCGCCTTCGCGCGCCCCCACCGGCGCAGGCTGGCGCTGTTCCTGCTGCTCAGCGTGGTGATGGCGGGCCTGGCGGTGGGAGCGCCGCTGCTGGCGGGGCGGGTGGTGGACGCCGTCTTCGCCGGCGAGCCGCTCGGCGTGGTCGTCACGGTGGCGCTGGCGATCGCGGGCCTGGCGATCGCGGAGGCGGGCCTGGGCCTGGTGAACCGGTGGCTGTCAGCGGGCCTGGGCGAGGACCTGATCCTCGACCTGCGTACGGCCGTCTTCGACCACGTGCAGCGCATGCCGATCGCGTTCTTCATGCGGACCCGCACCGGCGCGCTGGTCAGCCGGCTGAACAACGACGTGATCGGCGCCCAGCGCGCCTTCACCGACACGCTGTCGGGCGTGGTGGGCAACGTCGTGACGCTCATGCTGACGCTCGTCGCGATGATCGGCATCTCCTGGCAGATCACGCTGCTGGCGCTGCTGCTCCTGCCCGTGTTCGTGCTGCCGGCCCGGCGGATGGGCACCAGGATCGCCCGGCTGCGGCGGGAGGCGGCCGACCACAACGCGGCCATGGGCACCCAGATGACCGAGCGGTTCTCCGCGCCCGGCGCGACGCTGGTCAAGCTGTTCGGCCGGCCCGCCCACGAGTCGGCCGAGTTCGCGGGCAGGGCCCGCCGCGTGCGCGACATCGGGGTGCGCTCTGCCATGACCCAGTCGGCCTTCGTCACCGCGCTGACGCTGGTCTCGGCGCTGGCGCTGGCCCTGGTGTACGGCCTCGGCGGCTTCTACGCCCTGGCCGGGCAGCTCGCCCCCGGCGCGCTGGTGTCCATGGCCATGCTGCTGACCCGCCTGTACGCGCCCCTGACGGCCCTGGCCAGCGCCCGCGTGGACGTGATGAGCGCGGTCGTCAGCTTCGAGCGCGTCTTCGAGGTGCTCGACCTGGAGCCGCTCATCCAGGACAAGCCGGACGCCCGGAAGGTGCCGGAAGGCCCGGTCTCGGTGGAGTTCGACGACGTGCGCTTCGCCTACCCCTCGGCCGACAAGGTCTCGCTGGCCTCGCTGGAGGAGGTCGCCACGCTCGACACGCGCGGCGGCGTCGAGGTGCTGCACGGCGTCTCGTTCCGGGCCGAACCCGGGCAGATGGTGGCGCTGGTCGGCTCGTCGGGGGCGGGCAAGTCCACGATCGCGCAGCTCCTGCCCAGGCTGTACGACGTCGACTCCGGCGCCGTACGGCTCGGCGGCGTGGACGTACGCGACCTGACCGCGGACTCGATCCGCGACACGCTCGGCATGGTCACCCAGGACGGTCACCTCTTCCACGAGACGATCCGCGCCAACCTGCTGCTGGCCAGGCCGGAGGCGGGCGAGGAGGAGATCTGGGACGCGCTCACCCGCGCCCGGCTGGCCACGCTCATCCGGTCGCTGCCCGACGGGCTCGACACGGTCGTGGGCGAGCGCGGCTACCGGCTGTCCGGCGGGGAGCGCCAGCGGCTGACGATCGCCCGCCTCCTGCTGGCCAGGCCGAGGGTGGTGATCCTGGACGAGGCCACCGCGGCGCTCGACTCCACCTCCGAGGCGGCGGTACAGGCGGCGCTGGGCGAGGCCCTGGAGGGCAGGACGGCCGTGGTGATCGCGCACCGGCTGTCCACCGTCCGCGCCGCCGACCTGATCCTGGTGATCGAGGACGGCCAGGTGGTCGAGCGCGGCACGCACGGCGAACTGCTCGCCGCCGGGGGCCGCTACGAGGAGCTGTACCGCACTCAGTTCGAGGACCCGACGGTCTCCGGGGTCGCGGCGGCCTGA